A DNA window from Brassica napus cultivar Da-Ae chromosome C1, Da-Ae, whole genome shotgun sequence contains the following coding sequences:
- the LOC106375074 gene encoding uncharacterized protein LOC106375074 codes for MESRYLFRSDKDPGFWIRCGWIGKGYGVIGFKGNRVLICYGLGNWKYGVFSRFGFNGEIGGLGNDSVSFFVRLGNIVVILKLVLNLGPTDSVWIISRSLENVIEELEVSVIKIFLKYNLINIIDAVWDFRICLIIKSRPVESIVFIEICAKRVNTSQNICVLTVFLALSLGFFLSLIHFVFTMSQGNWITKSGGKKVEVAKHGLRITVPRFDNSELIASYSKTLIGRCMNPQKQDMKILLFLLPRIWNVEGRVAGVGLGLGRFQFNFDLEEDIVEVLKMEPFHFDYWMLSMVMWKLVLEPNYPSKITFWVRVMDIPLQFRAAPIFQSVGEALGQVQGQVDFVGGRVSVELDGFSMRSLLGKNTLGAGSKSMVQISGVCGGFR; via the coding sequence AGGCAATCGAGTTTTGATTTGTTATGGTCTGGGAAATTGGAAGTATGGAGTTTTTTCTCGATTTGGTTTTAATGGTGAGATTGGTGGTCTTGGGAATGACTCGGTTTCCTTTTTTGTGAGATTAGGGAATATCGTCGTGATTCTGAAGCTAGTACTTAACCTTGGTCCCACAGATTCTGTATGGATCATTTCCCGATCTTTGGAAAATGTAATAGAGGAATTAGAGGTTTCTGTAATAAAAATTTTCCTCAAATATAATCTGATTAATATTATTGATGCGGTTTGGGATTTTCGGATTTGCTTGATCATAAAGTCTAGGCCTGTAGAGTCTATAGTATTTATAGAGATATGTGCTAAGAGGGTTAACACATCTCAAAACATTTGTGTTCTTACTGTCTTTTTGGCTCTTTCTCTCGGCTTTTTTCTATCGCTCATTCACTTTGTTTTCACAATGTCTCAAGGCAACTGGATTACTAAGTCAGGCGGTAAGAAGGTGGAGGTGGCTAAACATGGTTTACGGATTACGGTTCCACGGTTTGACAATTCAGAACTCATTGCGAGCTATTCCAAGACCCTCATTGGGCGGTGCATGAATCCTCAAAAGCAAGACATGAAAATCCTTCTTTTCCTGCTTCCAAGGATTTGGAATGTTGAGGGTCGCGTGGCTGGTGTTGGTCTGGGGCTTGGAAGATTTCAGTTTAACTTTGATTTGGAGGAGGATATTGTAGAGGTCCTCAAGATGGAACCGTTCCATTTTGACTACTGGATGTTGTCTATGGTCATGTGGAAGCTGGTGCTAGAGCCGAACTATCCATCGAAAATAACTTTCTGGGTTCGTGTGATGGATATTCCTCTTCAGTTTCGAGCGGCTCCAATTTTCCAAAGTGTGGGGGAGGCTCTTGGGCAGGTCCAGGGGCAGGTGGATTTTGTTGGTGGAAGAGTTAGTGTGGAACTTGATGGTTTCTCAATGCGATCTTTACTTGGCAAAAATACTTTGGGCGCGGGTTCAAAGTCTATGGTCCAGATCTCGGGTGTTTGTGGTGGCTTTCGTTAA